The following proteins come from a genomic window of Miscanthus floridulus cultivar M001 chromosome 2, ASM1932011v1, whole genome shotgun sequence:
- the LOC136536991 gene encoding uncharacterized protein, with amino-acid sequence MIVLVDGGSGLNIMYTKTLDEMGVDRTNLHPIRVPFHGIVPGRLAVPLGQINLPVAFGDQSNYRTETLTFNKVGFPETFLAILGRPCYAKFMAIPNYTYLKLKMSGPRGVITVGTSFHHAYKCEVECCGHATAVVASEELATLRGEVAEKMLDAKKSTGSFESAEGSKEVLVDPSSSEGKKVRIGTALSSE; translated from the coding sequence atGATAGTACTggtggacggaggcagcggcctcaacatcatgtacaccaagacgctcgacgagatgggcgtcgaccgaacaaacctccaccccatccgagtgcctttccatggcatcgtgcctggcaGACTGGCCGTACCACTGGGACAGATCAATCTACCCGTCGCttttggggatcagtccaattacaggactgagaccctcaccttcaacaAGGTAGGGTTCCCCGAAACTTTCctcgccatcctgggacgtccatgctacgcaaagttcatggccatccccaactatacatacctcaagctgaagatgtcgggtccccgaggggtcatcaccgtcggcacctccttccaccaCGCTTACAAGTGCGAAGTTGAATGCTGCGGCCATGCCACAGCAGtcgtcgcctccgaagagcttGCCACCCTTAGGGGGGAGGTCGCCGAAaaaatgctcgatgccaagaaatCAACTGGGTCATTCGAGTCAGCGGAAGGATCCAAGGAGGTTctcgtggaccccagcagctccgagggcaaaaaggtCCGCATTggtaccgcgctctcctccgaatag